From a single Dromaius novaehollandiae isolate bDroNov1 chromosome 30, bDroNov1.hap1, whole genome shotgun sequence genomic region:
- the LOC135324049 gene encoding olfactory receptor 6M1-like produces MGNVTAVTEFVLVGFPNSHEVEIIIFVVFLLAYVVTVLGNALIIVLVYTDCRLCSPMYYFLTNLSFIEIAMTSIVVPKMLANILSEKKTISFAGCFSQLFFYFFLAATEFILFAIMSYDRYVAICNPLRYPTIMTERACSWLVLGAWVGGLVMILPPAVLKARLPYCGPNIIDHYFCDSAPLLHLACTDIRLVELNDFVVSLVLLLGSLALTIVSYAWIISTIFRIPSAQGRQKTFATCASHFTVVSLGFGISIFVYVRPSQMNSVHLNKILSVLSGIVTPLLNPFIFSLRNEQMKEAWKTVVRNCLGMAKQGRKL; encoded by the coding sequence ATGGGGAATGTCACAGCTGTGACAGAGTTTGTCCTGGTGGGATTTCCTAACAGCCATGAAGTGGAGATCATCATCTTTGTGGTGTTCCTGCTTGCTTATGTAGTGACTGTCCTGGGAAATGCTCTAATCATTGTACTGGTCTATACAGACTGCCGCCTCTGTTCTCCCATGTATTACTTCCTCACTAATTTGTCCTTCATTGAGATCGCCATGACCTCCATTGTTGTGCCAAAAATGCTGGCAAACatcctgtcagagaagaaaaccatctcctttgctggctgctttagccaaCTCTTCTTTTACTTCTTCCTGGCTGCAACAGAGTTCATCCTCTTTGCCATCATGTCCTATGACCGGTATGTGGCAATATGCAACCCCCTGAGGTATCCCACCATCATGACGGAAAGGGCATGCAGCTGGCTTGTACTGGGTGCGTGGGTGGGTGGCTTGGTCATGATCCTGCCACCAGCGGTCCTGAAAGCCAGGCtgccgtactgtggtcccaaCATCATCGACCACTACTTCTGTGACAGCGCACCTCTCCTGCACCTCGCTTGCACAGACATCCGGCTTGTTGAGCTGAATGATTTTGTGGTGTCCTTGGTCCTGCTCCTCGGCTCCTTGGCGTTGACCATTGTCTCCTATGCTTGGATTATTTCAACCATATTCCGGATCCCATCTGCCCAGGGCAGGCAGAAAACATTTGCCACTTGcgcttctcatttcactgttgtttccctGGGTTTTGGCATCTCCATCTTTGTCTATGTCAGGCCTTCCCAGATGAACTCTGTGCACCTCAACAAAATCCTTTCTGTTCTCTCTGGCATTGTGACTCCTCTTTTAAACCCcttcatattcagcctaaggaatgagCAGATGAAAGAGGCCTGGAAGACTGTTGTGCGCAACTGCTTGGGGATGGCTAAGCAAGGCAGAAAGCTGTGA